A window from Gemmatimonadales bacterium encodes these proteins:
- the pal gene encoding peptidoglycan-associated lipoprotein Pal translates to MMRASPMLMLLATAGFAVACGGKPKPEEPVPQAEPAPAPTPAPTPTNTESDADRIAREKAARDAAAKALSADLAAMINFDYDQATIRQNDEATLDRKAAILAANSNVKLTISGHADERGSDEYNLALGNRRAAAAKRYLQNKGVDASRIDVVSYGEERPLNPGHDETAYAQNRRDEFQVTAGGDNLVAPQ, encoded by the coding sequence ATGATGCGCGCTTCACCCATGCTGATGCTCCTGGCCACCGCCGGGTTCGCCGTCGCCTGCGGCGGGAAGCCCAAGCCGGAGGAGCCCGTCCCGCAGGCGGAGCCCGCACCGGCTCCCACCCCTGCTCCGACCCCGACCAACACCGAGAGCGACGCCGATCGCATCGCGCGTGAAAAGGCGGCACGCGACGCGGCCGCCAAGGCCCTGTCCGCCGACCTGGCCGCCATGATCAACTTCGATTACGACCAGGCCACCATCCGGCAGAACGACGAGGCCACGCTGGATCGGAAGGCCGCCATCCTCGCGGCCAACTCGAACGTGAAGCTCACCATCAGCGGCCACGCCGACGAGCGCGGGTCCGACGAGTACAACCTGGCGCTGGGGAACCGGCGCGCCGCAGCGGCCAAGCGGTACCTGCAGAACAAGGGCGTCGACGCCTCCCGCATCGACGTGGTGTCCTACGGCGAAGAGCGGCCGCTCAACCCCGGCCACGACGAGACCGCCTACGCCCAGAACCGGCGCGACGAGTTCCAGGTGACCGCCGGCGGGGACAACCTGGTCGCGCCGCAGTGA
- a CDS encoding tetratricopeptide repeat protein: protein MIVHRPARLPAGVTRRLPGLLLAALAAGGCVTKGDVQMVQADVALLKAESARRDSARAAQLAEVIQVQQRIMDSLTVSRRALGQLKGDIGTDLYNIQQQLVQLQELTGQSQQRLSELRTQLEARGAQRDLSPTTPPAPGDSAQPSSGANASADQMYEASLAQLRRGSTSTARIGLREMLRSYPTSPRAPDALYFIGQSFAAENPDSAAEYYGQVAEKYPTSPRAPSALYNLGLLAERRKESAKAKDAYQRVVQKYPQSDEAALARDRLKALGR, encoded by the coding sequence GTGATCGTACACCGCCCGGCGCGGCTCCCCGCGGGTGTCACCCGCCGGCTCCCAGGCCTCCTGCTGGCGGCGCTCGCGGCCGGCGGCTGCGTCACCAAGGGAGACGTGCAGATGGTCCAGGCGGACGTGGCGCTGCTCAAGGCCGAGTCGGCCCGCCGGGACTCGGCTCGCGCGGCCCAGCTCGCCGAAGTGATTCAGGTGCAGCAGCGCATCATGGACTCCCTGACGGTGAGCCGGCGGGCGTTGGGCCAGCTCAAGGGAGACATCGGGACCGACCTCTACAACATCCAGCAGCAGCTGGTGCAGTTACAGGAGCTGACCGGCCAGAGCCAGCAGCGGCTGAGCGAGCTCCGGACCCAGCTCGAGGCCCGCGGGGCGCAACGAGACCTCTCCCCGACCACTCCCCCGGCGCCGGGCGACAGCGCGCAGCCGTCGTCGGGGGCCAATGCCTCGGCGGACCAGATGTACGAGGCCTCGCTCGCGCAGCTCCGGCGGGGCAGCACCTCCACCGCCCGTATCGGCCTGCGCGAGATGCTTCGGTCCTATCCCACCAGCCCCCGGGCGCCCGATGCGCTCTACTTCATCGGGCAGAGCTTTGCCGCCGAGAACCCCGACTCCGCCGCCGAATACTACGGGCAGGTGGCGGAGAAGTACCCGACGTCCCCTCGGGCGCCGTCGGCGCTGTACAACCTCGGCCTGCTCGCGGAGCGGCGAAAAGAGTCGGCCAAGGCGAAGGACGCCTATCAGCGGGTGGTGCAGAAGTACCCTCAGTCCGACGAAGCGGCGCTGGCCCGTGACCGACTGAAGGCGCTCGGGCGCTAA
- the tatC gene encoding twin-arginine translocase subunit TatC, with product MTGSPGEMPFLDHLEELRWRILRSIGAVVVGFAIGLWAVQRLQLVTVLKQPIAPYLTGGKLVVTSPTDPVMIVFKLGFVVGLVLASPIILWQVWAFLAPALYAREKKALVPALFAGTGLFLTGAVLAYLFVVPQALRVLFSFQTEAIQPFITYDAYFDFVLQVVLALGLSFELPLIIMILAWLGIVGPSELSRFRRYAVVIAFILGAVLSPGTDLVSMVMMTIPLLLLYEVGYAGAVIIGRRRRAATVTAVLLVGLGLLGAPARLDGQVPSGRQVPVTRADSLRAQARLRADSLGDSTQARAGQSLDTATARRLGIPTQPSRSFAPPDSVVNALLNDKPGYQATRYRADSATVFIQGERVLLEGEALTERQGSMLEADTITYLRSSCLLDASGQPHMFDRGQVLVGESIRYDTCRRRGVVNEALTNFTEGSTVWFLRGNVAQDSSSRRIYAGSSEITSCNLPIPHYHFAAREVKWISKSVLVARPVTLYVRDVPILWLPFVFQDVRPGRHSGILIPQFGLNDLVRPTRTYNRQVTNIGYYWAPSDYLDLTGRLDWFANRYVQYGVAGQYRWLNRFMTGSVGFNEQRQDGGGSGLTFRWDHRQTFNLSTSLNFSVNYASNTAVVRRNAIDPLQNTQQITSSLNYSKRFGWGTVTLGGNRRQSLTDGSVQQLLPALTLSPVPIAIGSNVTWSPGLSITNNTTSKTALPSFVQVLPGGVLDTIAQTGSSRITALNLDTPIRFGGFNWQNSIQVNDQTSTGRDSVSFGTDDPSTPDPTDSVTVTRFFAGDFQSSLDWDTGINLPVLFRGSWKLQPVVGIGNSLAGQPFAIRNRNTGGSFVQQGKRFRFSVTSAPTLFGFFPGIGPLSRIRHSLSPVITWNYQPAANVNEEFARAVAQPGQPVTLRSDATQQVSVSLSQTFEGKRRPPRGDTSSVNDQKLRLLSISTSAVSYDFEQAKKPGFTGWTTPSVTNSLLSDLLPGFNVSLTHDLWRGQVGSDTAKFVPFLSNVSASFAISGNTFRAIGSIFGLGGKGGARAGGDQVPTSYVAESGRNRRPGSFYSSSEVPLQRGGRSFSANFNYSLSRTRPVEGVVASTSSPERQSLGFSTSFSPTPFWALSWSSQYNITDAKFESHVVRLERDLHEWRAAFNFTRNANGNFAFYFSIYLSDLPDLKFDYDQTTFEQ from the coding sequence ATGACCGGCTCTCCGGGGGAAATGCCGTTCCTTGATCATCTCGAGGAACTGCGCTGGCGGATTCTCCGGTCGATCGGCGCCGTGGTCGTGGGGTTCGCCATCGGGCTCTGGGCGGTGCAGCGGCTGCAGCTGGTGACCGTGCTCAAGCAGCCGATCGCCCCCTATCTCACCGGCGGCAAGCTGGTGGTGACCAGTCCGACCGACCCGGTCATGATCGTGTTCAAGCTCGGCTTCGTGGTCGGGCTGGTGCTCGCCTCTCCCATCATCCTGTGGCAGGTGTGGGCCTTCCTGGCTCCGGCGCTCTACGCCCGGGAGAAGAAGGCCCTGGTGCCGGCGTTGTTCGCCGGGACCGGGCTGTTCCTCACCGGAGCGGTCCTGGCCTACCTCTTCGTCGTTCCTCAGGCGCTCCGGGTGCTGTTCAGCTTCCAGACCGAGGCGATTCAGCCGTTCATCACCTACGACGCCTACTTCGACTTCGTCCTGCAGGTGGTGCTGGCGCTGGGACTCTCCTTCGAGCTCCCGCTCATCATCATGATCCTCGCCTGGCTGGGCATCGTCGGCCCGTCGGAGCTCAGCCGGTTCCGCCGCTACGCCGTGGTCATCGCCTTCATCCTGGGGGCCGTGCTGTCACCCGGCACCGACCTGGTCTCGATGGTGATGATGACGATCCCGCTCCTGCTGCTGTACGAGGTGGGGTATGCCGGAGCGGTGATCATCGGCCGGCGGCGGCGGGCAGCCACGGTCACGGCGGTGCTGCTGGTGGGGCTGGGCCTCCTGGGGGCCCCGGCCAGGCTCGACGGCCAGGTTCCCAGCGGGCGGCAGGTGCCGGTGACCAGGGCCGACTCCTTGCGCGCTCAGGCGCGGCTCCGGGCGGACTCGCTGGGCGACAGCACCCAAGCCCGCGCGGGGCAGTCGCTCGACACCGCCACCGCCCGCCGGCTGGGCATTCCCACCCAGCCCTCCCGCTCGTTCGCCCCGCCCGACTCGGTGGTCAATGCGCTGCTCAACGACAAGCCGGGCTACCAGGCCACCCGCTACCGGGCGGATTCGGCCACCGTGTTCATCCAGGGAGAGCGGGTGCTGCTGGAGGGCGAGGCGCTCACCGAGCGCCAGGGGTCCATGCTGGAGGCGGACACGATCACCTACCTCCGCAGCAGCTGCCTGCTCGACGCGAGCGGCCAGCCGCACATGTTCGATCGGGGCCAGGTCTTGGTGGGAGAGAGCATCCGCTACGATACCTGCCGCCGGCGTGGCGTGGTGAACGAGGCCCTGACCAACTTCACCGAGGGCTCGACGGTGTGGTTCCTCCGGGGCAACGTCGCCCAGGACTCGAGCTCCCGGCGGATCTACGCCGGGTCCAGCGAGATCACCAGCTGCAACCTGCCGATCCCGCATTACCATTTCGCGGCCCGCGAGGTGAAGTGGATCTCCAAGAGCGTCCTGGTGGCCCGGCCGGTGACGCTCTACGTACGGGATGTGCCCATCCTCTGGCTCCCGTTCGTGTTTCAGGACGTGCGGCCGGGACGCCACTCCGGCATTCTGATCCCCCAGTTCGGCCTCAACGATCTGGTCCGGCCGACCCGCACATACAACCGGCAGGTCACCAACATCGGCTACTACTGGGCCCCGAGCGACTATCTCGACCTGACCGGCCGGCTCGACTGGTTCGCCAATCGGTACGTGCAGTATGGGGTGGCGGGGCAGTACCGCTGGCTCAACCGCTTCATGACCGGCTCGGTGGGCTTCAACGAGCAGCGGCAGGATGGTGGGGGATCGGGACTGACCTTCCGCTGGGACCACCGGCAGACATTCAATCTCTCGACCAGCCTGAATTTCAGCGTCAACTACGCGAGCAACACGGCGGTGGTCCGGCGGAACGCGATCGATCCGCTGCAGAACACGCAGCAGATCACCAGCTCGCTCAACTACTCCAAGCGCTTCGGCTGGGGCACGGTGACGCTGGGTGGCAACCGGCGGCAGAGCCTGACCGACGGGAGTGTGCAGCAGCTCCTCCCGGCGCTGACGCTCTCGCCGGTGCCGATCGCCATCGGATCGAACGTCACCTGGTCGCCGGGGCTCAGCATCACCAACAACACCACCTCCAAGACCGCGCTCCCCAGCTTCGTGCAGGTACTTCCCGGAGGGGTGCTCGACACCATCGCCCAGACCGGCAGCAGCCGGATCACGGCGCTCAACCTCGACACCCCGATCCGGTTCGGCGGATTCAACTGGCAGAACTCGATCCAGGTGAACGACCAGACGTCCACCGGGCGGGACTCGGTGTCCTTCGGTACCGACGATCCATCCACCCCGGATCCGACCGACTCGGTCACCGTCACCCGGTTCTTCGCCGGCGATTTCCAGAGCTCGCTCGACTGGGATACCGGGATCAACCTGCCGGTGCTCTTCCGCGGCTCGTGGAAGCTCCAGCCGGTGGTCGGAATCGGCAACTCACTGGCGGGGCAGCCGTTCGCCATCCGGAATCGCAACACCGGCGGCAGCTTCGTGCAGCAGGGGAAGCGGTTTCGCTTCTCGGTGACCTCCGCACCGACCCTGTTCGGATTCTTTCCCGGCATCGGGCCGCTGAGCCGCATCCGGCACAGCTTGTCACCGGTCATCACCTGGAACTATCAGCCCGCGGCCAATGTGAACGAGGAGTTCGCCCGCGCGGTGGCCCAGCCGGGCCAGCCGGTCACGCTCCGGAGCGACGCCACCCAGCAGGTGAGCGTCTCGCTCTCGCAGACCTTCGAGGGGAAGCGGCGCCCGCCCCGCGGCGACACCTCCTCGGTGAACGATCAGAAGCTCCGCCTGCTCAGCATCAGCACCAGCGCGGTGAGCTACGATTTCGAGCAGGCCAAGAAGCCGGGCTTCACCGGGTGGACCACCCCGAGCGTCACCAATTCGCTGCTCAGCGACCTCCTGCCGGGCTTCAACGTGAGCCTGACCCACGATCTGTGGCGAGGCCAGGTCGGCAGCGACACGGCCAAGTTCGTCCCCTTCCTCTCCAACGTGAGTGCCAGCTTCGCCATCTCGGGGAATACCTTCCGCGCGATCGGGTCGATCTTCGGCCTGGGCGGCAAGGGCGGGGCCCGCGCCGGGGGCGATCAGGTGCCGACGTCCTACGTCGCCGAATCGGGACGAAACCGGCGCCCGGGATCGTTCTACAGCAGCAGCGAAGTACCGCTGCAGCGGGGCGGTCGGAGCTTTTCAGCCAACTTCAACTACTCGCTCTCCCGCACCCGCCCGGTGGAGGGTGTGGTGGCCTCGACCTCGAGCCCCGAGCGCCAGAGCCTGGGATTCAGCACCAGCTTCTCGCCCACTCCGTTCTGGGCGCTCTCCTGGTCGTCGCAGTACAACATCACCGACGCAAAGTTCGAGTCCCATGTGGTCCGGCTGGAGCGTGATCTCCACGAATGGCGGGCGGCATTCAACTTTACCCGCAATGCCAACGGGAACTTCGCCTTCTATTTCTCGATCTACCTGAGCGACCTGCCCGACCTCAAGTTCGACTACGATCAGACGACGTTCGAGCAGTAG
- the hutH gene encoding histidine ammonia-lyase, with protein MPEFTCVIDGRSLSVADVTRAAREARVKVGIDDGARRALLRSRQLVEAAIASGQTIYGINTGFGKLANVRVAPDQLDRLQTNLIRSHSAGVGSPLPEGVVRAVMLLRANVLLRPTSGVRPELVDALVALLNAGIVPVVPEQGSVGASGDLAPLSHIALVLMGEGDVLLPGGRGPAAAALAAAGLAPFRLAPKEGIAFINGTQAQTALLALLVHDARVLWRTAVGAAAMSLEALRGTPAPLDQRIHAARPHRGQIETAELMRDLLQDSEIRESHREGDPRVQDAYSLRCAPQVLGAVSDALRFAEETVAVELNASTDNPLVFENGEVISGGNFHGQPVAQALDVLAMTLTTLQAIAERRVERLVNPDLSQGLPAFLTRDPGLCSGLMMVQITAASLVAESRAIAMPASIGSIPTDANQEDFVPMGMAAAYKAQRILLNAQRVVGAELLCAAQGLEFLKPLAPGRGVAALYRRLRGLTPPVLPLEDDRAPAPDLERMAQAVAAGALDPAAI; from the coding sequence ATGCCCGAATTCACCTGCGTCATCGATGGTCGCTCGCTCTCGGTCGCCGACGTGACCCGGGCGGCCCGGGAGGCCCGCGTCAAGGTCGGCATCGACGATGGCGCCCGCCGAGCGCTGCTCCGGAGCCGGCAGCTGGTCGAGGCGGCGATCGCGTCGGGACAGACGATTTACGGGATCAACACCGGGTTCGGCAAGCTCGCCAACGTGCGGGTCGCACCGGACCAGCTCGACCGGCTCCAGACAAACCTGATCCGCAGCCACTCCGCCGGCGTCGGCTCGCCGCTGCCGGAGGGCGTGGTGCGCGCCGTGATGCTCCTCCGCGCCAACGTCCTGCTCCGTCCCACCAGTGGGGTCCGCCCCGAGTTGGTGGACGCCCTGGTGGCCCTGCTCAACGCCGGCATCGTCCCGGTCGTGCCGGAGCAGGGGAGCGTGGGCGCGAGCGGAGACCTGGCCCCGCTCAGCCACATCGCGCTCGTGCTGATGGGCGAGGGCGACGTCCTGCTCCCCGGCGGCCGCGGGCCCGCGGCGGCAGCCCTCGCGGCCGCGGGCCTGGCGCCGTTCCGCCTCGCTCCTAAAGAGGGCATCGCCTTCATCAACGGCACCCAGGCGCAGACCGCGCTCCTGGCTCTCCTGGTGCACGATGCCCGGGTGCTCTGGCGCACCGCGGTTGGCGCCGCGGCGATGAGCCTGGAAGCGCTGCGGGGCACGCCCGCGCCGCTCGATCAGCGGATTCACGCCGCACGTCCGCACCGTGGGCAGATCGAGACCGCCGAACTGATGCGGGACCTGCTGCAGGACAGCGAGATCCGGGAATCCCACCGGGAAGGCGATCCCCGCGTCCAGGACGCCTACAGTCTCCGGTGCGCTCCTCAGGTGCTCGGCGCCGTCAGTGACGCGCTGCGATTCGCCGAGGAGACCGTGGCGGTGGAGCTCAACGCCTCCACCGACAACCCCCTGGTGTTCGAGAACGGCGAAGTGATCTCCGGAGGAAACTTCCACGGGCAGCCCGTGGCGCAGGCTCTCGACGTGCTGGCGATGACGCTCACCACCCTGCAGGCGATCGCGGAGCGGCGGGTGGAGCGGCTGGTGAACCCCGATCTCTCCCAGGGGCTCCCCGCCTTCCTGACTCGCGATCCCGGCCTCTGCTCCGGGCTCATGATGGTGCAGATCACCGCGGCATCCCTGGTGGCGGAATCCCGGGCGATCGCGATGCCGGCCAGCATCGGGTCGATTCCCACCGACGCCAATCAGGAAGACTTCGTGCCCATGGGCATGGCCGCGGCGTACAAGGCCCAGCGCATCCTGCTCAACGCGCAACGGGTGGTCGGCGCGGAGCTGCTGTGCGCCGCCCAGGGACTCGAGTTCCTCAAGCCCCTGGCCCCGGGGCGCGGCGTGGCCGCGCTGTACCGGCGGCTGCGAGGGCTCACCCCCCCGGTTCTGCCGCTGGAGGACGATCGGGCGCCCGCCCCAGACCTGGAACGGATGGCGCAGGCGGTGGCCGCCGGCGCACTCGATCCTGCGGCCATCTGA
- a CDS encoding tetratricopeptide repeat protein has product MNLEKLKDSARKFEQKEDWRKAIEVYLKAIQQIESGAETSPDLSLYNRVGDLYLKINDTAAAVRSYERAVDLYSDQGFFNNAIALCGKILRVNPGRTQTYLKLAQLHARKNVVIEAKRNLIEFLERMNALGQLDLAFQSVSQFADQFSGSQEIRIMLVELLRAASREDEAREQLEKLAGDLEARGDKAGARRTLEQIQEIDAPRSAPQPPPMARPGDLVFLDTGFHLPAAPPARPSGEQSEPAAAEPPSDEPAAAGIPEPESAAPPEGLMVTESFTETAGSEDLILDPLAPTASELGSEGELGDAMLTGLEHTSEPAVDRAPESESMEPLDLEEMTSEGLQFEGVRLAGMEEEPVLPSELMDELLDIPDMVGMEEPAAEPPPADLAAPTAGLPLIEVESESAGQLDESEAGELAALEDRIADEPDNPDLHRELAERVLLQGDLARGRDELDHALAGYERLEDWAAAARVSDLLVTLDPDGIRYHQKRVELAYRMGDKAPLLEAYLSLGDALARSGATDKAIAVYGRVHEHDPDNPRAMTALAALTAEPASPQASTSPVAPTVAPPPPAPRVSPPVRAPAASAPAASPPDAAPPAPPVAGGSFVDLGSMVLEETGPRDTRMRIDRREPQDEDEQREFKEILEQFKRGIEENLDTDDYQAHYDLGVAFKEMGLLDEAIAEFQKALRAPEGRLRTSEALGMAFFEKGQFPVAEAVLRRAVEAVDEGDEAKIGLIYWLGRASEAQGKDTDAIASYERAMAVDIRFMDLNDRIHRLSAGRRE; this is encoded by the coding sequence ATGAATCTGGAAAAGCTGAAAGACTCGGCGCGGAAGTTCGAGCAGAAGGAGGATTGGCGGAAGGCCATAGAAGTCTACCTGAAGGCCATCCAGCAGATCGAGTCCGGCGCGGAGACCAGCCCCGACCTGTCGCTCTACAACCGGGTCGGCGACCTCTACCTCAAAATCAACGACACCGCGGCTGCCGTGCGCTCCTACGAGCGCGCGGTCGACCTGTATTCCGACCAGGGGTTCTTCAACAACGCCATCGCGCTCTGCGGCAAGATCCTGCGGGTCAATCCGGGCAGGACCCAGACCTACCTCAAGCTGGCTCAGCTCCACGCGCGGAAGAATGTCGTCATCGAAGCCAAACGGAACCTGATCGAGTTCCTCGAGCGGATGAACGCGCTGGGCCAGCTCGACCTGGCCTTCCAGTCGGTGAGCCAGTTCGCGGATCAGTTCTCCGGCAGTCAGGAGATCCGGATCATGCTGGTCGAGCTGCTGCGGGCCGCTTCCCGGGAGGATGAAGCCCGCGAGCAGCTGGAGAAGCTGGCGGGCGACCTGGAGGCCCGGGGCGATAAGGCCGGTGCCCGCCGAACGCTCGAGCAGATCCAGGAGATCGATGCTCCCCGGTCAGCGCCGCAGCCGCCGCCAATGGCCCGTCCCGGTGATCTGGTGTTTCTCGACACCGGCTTCCACCTGCCGGCCGCACCGCCGGCACGCCCCTCTGGCGAGCAGTCCGAGCCTGCCGCCGCGGAACCGCCCTCGGACGAGCCGGCGGCGGCGGGGATTCCGGAGCCGGAGTCCGCGGCCCCGCCGGAAGGCCTGATGGTCACGGAATCGTTTACCGAGACGGCTGGCTCGGAAGACTTGATTCTCGACCCGTTGGCACCCACTGCCTCGGAGCTGGGGAGCGAGGGGGAGCTCGGGGACGCCATGCTCACCGGGCTGGAGCATACCTCCGAGCCTGCTGTGGACCGGGCGCCGGAGAGCGAGAGCATGGAGCCGCTCGATCTGGAGGAGATGACCTCGGAGGGGCTCCAGTTCGAGGGCGTACGGCTGGCCGGCATGGAGGAGGAACCGGTCTTGCCGTCGGAGCTCATGGACGAGCTGCTCGACATCCCAGACATGGTCGGGATGGAGGAGCCTGCCGCCGAGCCGCCGCCGGCGGACCTCGCCGCGCCGACGGCCGGGCTGCCCCTCATCGAAGTCGAGTCGGAGTCAGCCGGGCAATTGGACGAGTCGGAAGCCGGGGAGCTCGCGGCGCTGGAGGACCGGATCGCGGACGAGCCGGACAACCCGGACCTGCATCGCGAGCTGGCCGAGCGGGTGCTGTTGCAGGGCGATCTGGCGCGGGGGCGGGACGAGCTGGATCACGCCCTGGCGGGCTACGAGCGACTGGAGGATTGGGCCGCCGCCGCCCGGGTCAGCGACCTGCTCGTGACGCTGGATCCCGACGGCATCCGGTATCACCAGAAGCGGGTCGAGCTGGCCTACCGCATGGGGGATAAGGCGCCGCTGCTGGAAGCCTACCTCTCGCTGGGCGATGCGTTGGCGCGCTCCGGCGCCACGGACAAGGCCATCGCGGTCTATGGTCGGGTGCACGAGCACGACCCGGACAACCCGCGCGCCATGACCGCGCTCGCGGCGCTGACTGCCGAGCCAGCCTCCCCACAGGCCTCGACGTCGCCAGTGGCGCCGACCGTGGCCCCGCCGCCCCCCGCGCCCCGGGTCAGTCCTCCCGTTCGCGCCCCAGCGGCTTCGGCTCCTGCCGCGTCGCCGCCGGACGCGGCGCCTCCTGCCCCCCCGGTGGCCGGGGGCAGCTTTGTCGATCTCGGCTCCATGGTGCTGGAGGAGACCGGCCCGCGTGACACCCGGATGCGGATCGACCGCCGGGAGCCGCAGGACGAAGACGAGCAGCGGGAGTTCAAGGAGATCCTGGAGCAGTTCAAGCGAGGCATCGAGGAAAACCTGGACACCGACGACTACCAGGCCCACTACGACCTCGGCGTCGCGTTCAAGGAGATGGGCCTGCTGGACGAGGCTATCGCCGAGTTCCAGAAGGCGCTCCGGGCACCGGAAGGCCGGCTCCGCACCTCGGAGGCGCTGGGGATGGCCTTCTTCGAGAAGGGCCAGTTTCCGGTGGCGGAGGCGGTCCTGCGCCGCGCGGTCGAGGCGGTGGACGAGGGCGACGAGGCCAAGATCGGACTGATCTACTGGCTGGGCCGGGCGTCGGAGGCTCAAGGGAAGGACACCGACGCGATCGCGAGCTACGAGCGTGCGATGGCAGTCGATATCCGCTTCATGGATCTGAACGACCGGATCCATCGGCTCTCGGCTGGGCGGCGGGAGTGA
- a CDS encoding polyprenyl synthetase family protein, with product MSPRTAPISLADLQRPVRARLERVPQELRRIVEADFGLIAQVNSHLFQTQGKMFRPTLLLLSDEATGARDPRVSTLAAVVELIHLATLVHDDSVDHSVLRRGMPTINSLFSHQVSVIMGDYLYSRAVIELVRLDDLEPLRVLSRVTNEMTVGEMRQLLAHEPLEFREESYDLLIRAKTASLLSGACEVGALHAAPEERAALRRFGEALGMAFQIVDDLLDYVGDSSVTGKPTGSDLREHKVTLPLIAALPRMGDCEQRQVAGLMATAEPSDGQIADVIAAVAEAGGLEYARDRALRLAQQADGELDALTPSRGRDALRASIIYVVDRTR from the coding sequence GTGAGCCCACGGACCGCGCCGATCAGCCTGGCCGATCTGCAGCGGCCGGTGCGCGCCCGGTTGGAGCGGGTGCCGCAGGAGCTGCGTCGGATCGTGGAGGCCGATTTCGGGCTCATCGCCCAGGTGAACTCGCATCTGTTCCAGACCCAGGGGAAGATGTTCCGTCCCACCCTTCTCCTGCTGTCCGACGAGGCCACCGGCGCGCGGGATCCGAGGGTGAGCACTCTGGCAGCCGTGGTCGAGCTCATCCACCTCGCCACCCTGGTCCACGACGACTCGGTGGACCATTCGGTGCTCCGGCGTGGGATGCCGACCATCAATTCGCTGTTCAGCCACCAGGTGTCGGTCATCATGGGCGACTACCTGTACTCCCGGGCCGTGATCGAGCTGGTCCGGCTGGACGACCTGGAGCCGCTCCGGGTGCTGAGCCGGGTGACCAACGAGATGACCGTCGGCGAGATGCGGCAGCTCCTGGCGCACGAGCCGCTGGAATTCAGGGAGGAGTCGTACGATCTGCTGATCCGGGCCAAGACCGCGTCGCTGCTCTCGGGGGCCTGCGAGGTCGGCGCGCTGCACGCCGCACCGGAGGAGCGTGCGGCTCTCCGGCGATTCGGTGAGGCGCTGGGAATGGCCTTCCAGATCGTGGATGACCTGCTCGACTACGTGGGCGACTCCAGCGTCACCGGCAAGCCCACGGGGTCCGATTTGAGGGAGCACAAGGTCACCTTGCCGCTCATTGCCGCGCTGCCCCGGATGGGGGACTGCGAGCAGCGCCAGGTGGCGGGATTGATGGCAACCGCGGAGCCGTCGGACGGCCAGATCGCCGATGTGATCGCCGCGGTGGCCGAAGCTGGCGGGCTGGAGTACGCCCGAGACCGGGCGCTGCGCCTGGCGCAGCAGGCCGATGGCGAGCTCGACGCCCTGACCCCCTCGCGGGGCCGTGACGCGCTCCGCGCCAGCATCATCTACGTCGTGGACCGGACCCGCTGA
- a CDS encoding DUF4321 domain-containing protein, which translates to MASGPHRPGWYFGVLVTGFLTGGFLTALLRRWLPESAARDFFTTTATSVFGPVSMDLLVVNFTLGPIGLHISLLSLIGVLLAYVIARSLF; encoded by the coding sequence ATGGCCAGCGGACCGCATCGACCCGGGTGGTACTTCGGGGTGCTCGTCACCGGGTTCCTGACCGGTGGCTTCCTCACCGCGCTGCTCCGACGGTGGCTGCCGGAAAGCGCCGCCCGGGACTTCTTCACCACCACCGCCACCTCGGTGTTCGGGCCTGTCTCGATGGACCTCCTGGTGGTAAACTTCACTCTGGGCCCGATCGGTCTGCACATCTCCCTCTTGAGCCTGATCGGGGTCCTGCTGGCGTACGTGATCGCACGTTCGCTCTTCTAG
- the tatA gene encoding twin-arginine translocase TatA/TatE family subunit, whose translation MANLGLPEILMILVVVLLLFGAKRLPEVGASIGKGIREFKRSLTDTQEAIMGGEESQRNTARQMDAPPPPKQTSGEPKRLSQ comes from the coding sequence GTGGCAAACCTCGGCTTACCTGAAATCCTGATGATTCTGGTGGTGGTCCTGCTGCTCTTCGGCGCCAAGCGGCTGCCGGAGGTGGGCGCGTCGATTGGCAAAGGTATCCGGGAGTTCAAGCGGAGCCTGACCGATACGCAGGAGGCCATCATGGGGGGGGAGGAGTCCCAGCGGAATACGGCTCGTCAGATGGATGCGCCGCCGCCCCCCAAGCAGACGTCGGGCGAGCCCAAGCGGCTCTCCCAGTAG